In the Pseudothauera hydrothermalis genome, one interval contains:
- the mutS gene encoding DNA mismatch repair protein MutS, with product MQQYLRLKAQYPDTLLFYRMGDFYELFFEDAEKAARLLDITLTTRGQSAGAPIKMAGVPFHAVEQYLARLVKLGESVVIAEQVGEPGASKGPMERAVSRIVTPGTLTDAALLDERSDSLLMAVNLHRGILGLAWLNLANGDLRIMQCPGEALQTQFERLRPAEVLAPEGLALPLLQQLAPVLRKLADWQFDDKTGERLLTEHFGTRDLAGFGAEDMPVALGAAAALFDYAKATQRQSLAHVTGLRVERETEYLRLDAATRRNLEITETLRGEPAPTLLSLLDHCATSMGSRWLRHALHHPMRERTEAARRHGAIAELLGEGDAAALGRVRDALRGIADVERITARVALRSARPRDLAGLRDSLSRLPALHAALGTPADTLLGALRAELDTPDELLDVLIRAVAAEPAAAVRDGGVIAPGFDAELDELRSIQHNCGEFLLALEARERERTGIANLKVEFNKVHGFYIEVSHAHAEKVPDDYRRRQTLKNAERYITPELKAFEDKALSAQERALAREKQLYDALLETLAAHIPTLQRIARALALIDGLAALGEAALRYGYVRPVFSDQPGVDIVGGRHPVVERQVENFIANDCVLAPTRRMLMITGPNMGGKSTFMRQVALICLLAHVGSFVPATSARIGPIDGIFTRIGASDDLASGRSTFMVEMTEASAILHGATEHSLVLMDEIGRGTSTFDGLALAFAIARHLLEKNRCLTLFSTHYFELTRLAADYPECANVHLDAVEHAHRIVFLHAVEEGPASQSYGIEVAALAGIPATVIREAKRRLRVLENREITAGPQADLFAALPDDTPEPAAHPVLTELAGIDPDTLSPREALERLYQLKRLAS from the coding sequence ATGCAGCAGTATCTGCGTCTCAAAGCCCAGTATCCCGATACATTGCTGTTCTACCGCATGGGCGACTTTTATGAACTGTTCTTCGAGGACGCCGAGAAGGCTGCGCGCCTGCTCGACATTACACTGACCACCCGCGGGCAATCGGCCGGCGCGCCGATCAAGATGGCGGGCGTGCCTTTCCATGCGGTAGAGCAATATCTGGCCCGCTTGGTCAAGCTGGGCGAGTCGGTGGTAATTGCCGAGCAGGTGGGCGAACCCGGTGCGAGCAAAGGACCGATGGAACGTGCGGTCAGCCGCATCGTCACCCCCGGCACGCTCACCGACGCAGCACTGCTCGATGAGCGCAGCGATTCGCTGCTGATGGCGGTGAATCTGCACCGCGGCATCTTGGGTTTGGCCTGGTTGAATCTGGCCAACGGGGATTTGCGCATCATGCAGTGCCCTGGCGAAGCCTTGCAAACCCAGTTTGAGCGTCTGCGTCCGGCCGAGGTGCTGGCGCCGGAAGGTCTTGCCCTGCCCTTGCTACAACAGCTTGCCCCGGTGCTGCGCAAGCTGGCCGACTGGCAGTTCGACGACAAGACCGGTGAACGCCTGCTTACCGAGCATTTCGGCACGCGCGATCTGGCCGGTTTTGGCGCCGAAGATATGCCGGTGGCGCTGGGCGCGGCGGCGGCGCTGTTCGACTACGCCAAGGCCACCCAGCGTCAGAGCCTGGCCCATGTCACTGGCTTGCGGGTCGAGCGCGAAACCGAGTACCTGCGCTTGGATGCGGCCACCCGACGCAATCTGGAAATCACCGAAACCCTGCGCGGCGAGCCGGCGCCCACGCTGCTTTCGCTGCTCGATCACTGCGCCACCAGCATGGGTTCGCGCTGGCTGCGCCACGCCCTGCATCATCCGATGCGCGAGCGCACCGAGGCGGCCCGCCGTCACGGCGCCATTGCCGAACTGCTGGGCGAAGGCGATGCAGCCGCGCTGGGGCGCGTGCGCGATGCACTGCGCGGCATTGCCGATGTTGAGCGCATCACCGCCCGGGTAGCGTTGCGCTCGGCGCGTCCGCGCGATCTGGCCGGGCTGCGCGATAGCCTCTCCCGTCTGCCGGCGCTGCATGCCGCACTAGGCACCCCGGCCGATACGCTGCTCGGCGCGCTGCGTGCCGAGCTCGACACCCCGGACGAGCTGCTCGATGTGCTCATCCGTGCGGTGGCCGCCGAGCCGGCAGCAGCGGTGCGCGACGGTGGCGTGATCGCGCCGGGTTTCGATGCGGAACTCGACGAGTTGCGCAGCATCCAGCACAACTGCGGCGAATTTCTGCTGGCGCTGGAAGCGCGCGAGCGCGAGCGCACCGGCATTGCCAATCTGAAGGTGGAATTCAACAAAGTGCATGGCTTTTACATTGAAGTCAGCCACGCCCATGCTGAAAAGGTGCCGGACGACTACCGCCGTCGCCAGACGCTGAAAAATGCCGAACGTTATATCACTCCGGAGTTGAAAGCCTTCGAGGACAAGGCGCTGTCGGCTCAAGAGCGCGCCTTGGCGCGGGAGAAGCAGCTCTACGACGCCCTACTGGAAACCCTTGCCGCGCACATTCCGACGCTGCAGCGCATTGCCCGCGCGCTGGCTTTGATCGACGGGCTGGCCGCGCTGGGCGAGGCGGCCTTACGCTACGGCTACGTGCGGCCGGTTTTCTCGGACCAACCGGGTGTAGACATCGTCGGCGGCCGTCATCCGGTGGTCGAACGCCAGGTGGAAAACTTCATCGCCAACGATTGCGTGCTTGCCCCCACCCGTCGCATGCTGATGATTACCGGCCCCAACATGGGTGGCAAATCCACGTTCATGCGGCAGGTGGCGCTGATTTGCCTGCTGGCCCATGTGGGTAGCTTCGTGCCGGCCACCTCGGCCCGCATCGGTCCGATCGACGGCATTTTCACCCGCATCGGCGCTTCCGATGATCTTGCTTCCGGGCGTTCGACTTTCATGGTGGAGATGACCGAAGCCTCGGCCATTTTGCACGGCGCCACCGAGCATAGTCTGGTGCTGATGGATGAAATCGGCCGTGGCACCTCGACCTTCGACGGACTCGCACTGGCTTTTGCCATCGCCCGTCATTTGCTGGAAAAAAACCGCTGCCTGACGCTGTTTTCCACCCATTACTTCGAGCTCACCCGGCTTGCCGCCGACTACCCGGAATGTGCCAATGTGCACCTGGACGCGGTCGAACATGCTCATCGGATCGTGTTTTTGCACGCCGTGGAAGAAGGACCGGCCAGCCAGAGTTACGGCATCGAGGTCGCCGCACTGGCGGGCATTCCCGCAACGGTGATCCGTGAGGCCAAGCGGCGTTTGCGGGTGCTGGAAAACCGCGAAATCACCGCCGGGCCGCAGGCGGATTTATTTGCCGCATTGCCCGACGACACCCCCGAGCCGGCCGCCCATCCGGTGCTGACCGAACTGGCTGGCATCGACCCGGATACCTTGAGTCCGCGCGAGGCTTTGGAGCGTCTGTACCAGTTGAAGAGGCTGGCCTCTTGA
- a CDS encoding spermidine synthase — MSTPIDISEKAGVRYLHFGSEWIQGAMRIRRPNALELAYTREMMAGLVLRAGDGWPKTALVIGLGAASLTKFLYHHYPHVRIQVVEIEPRVVAAARQCFRLPEPDTRLALHIGCGADYVFNTTRHFDYILVDGYDRNARAGVLDTLPFYQAARSRLSDTGLIAVNLFGRARGFAASVERIVGAFDDRAIAFPSCDSGNVVAFGAAGEPIVLSVDELRERARQLKVRTGMDLVPTITRLEQAGSLPGGRLVL, encoded by the coding sequence TTGAGTACCCCGATCGATATCAGCGAAAAAGCCGGCGTGCGCTACCTGCACTTTGGCTCCGAGTGGATTCAAGGCGCGATGCGCATCCGCCGGCCCAACGCATTGGAGCTGGCCTACACCCGTGAAATGATGGCGGGTCTGGTGTTGCGCGCCGGCGACGGTTGGCCAAAGACCGCCTTGGTGATCGGCCTGGGCGCGGCATCGCTGACCAAGTTCCTCTACCATCACTACCCGCATGTCCGCATCCAGGTGGTGGAAATCGAACCGCGCGTAGTCGCCGCCGCGCGTCAGTGTTTCCGTTTGCCCGAACCGGACACACGGCTTGCCCTCCACATCGGTTGTGGCGCGGACTACGTTTTCAATACAACACGGCATTTCGACTACATTCTGGTCGACGGTTATGACCGTAACGCCCGCGCCGGTGTGCTCGACACGCTACCTTTCTACCAAGCGGCCCGTAGCCGCCTGTCGGATACTGGTCTGATCGCGGTCAATTTATTTGGTCGCGCGCGCGGTTTTGCCGCCAGCGTGGAACGCATCGTCGGCGCCTTCGACGACCGCGCCATCGCTTTTCCGTCCTGCGACAGCGGCAACGTGGTGGCCTTTGGCGCTGCCGGCGAGCCGATCGTGCTGTCGGTGGACGAGCTGCGGGAACGCGCACGCCAACTCAAGGTTCGAACGGGCATGGATCTTGTGCCTACCATCACCCGGCTGGAGCAAGCCGGCAGCCTTCCCGGCGGACGGCTGGTCCTCTGA
- a CDS encoding HpcH/HpaI aldolase/citrate lyase family protein: MNARQHPRDVLFEGEKPIPALPAVDHYAGSEKLMRKALALQNEMGPIFDLTCDCEDGARSGAEAEHAQMVVELVNSADNRHGRVGVRIHDITHPHWQADLDILIRGAGRRLAFVTLPKVRSAADAATQIAELRRIESAVGAPRRLPVHVLIETHGALREVWAIAALDGVESLDFGLMDFVSAHHGAIPGSAMKSPGQFEHPLIVRAKTEIAAAALGCGVVPAHNVTTELHDIAIIRADAERARREFGYLRMWSIHPNQIQPILQAMRPDFSEVDDATEILTAAQDADWGPIQHRGRLHDRASYRYYWALLQRAQLTGMVLPAEIRARFFAA, encoded by the coding sequence ATGAACGCCAGACAACATCCCCGCGATGTACTTTTCGAGGGCGAGAAGCCCATTCCCGCCCTGCCCGCGGTCGACCACTACGCCGGCTCCGAAAAGCTGATGCGCAAGGCGCTTGCGCTGCAAAACGAGATGGGACCGATCTTTGATCTCACCTGCGATTGCGAAGACGGCGCGCGCAGCGGCGCCGAGGCCGAACATGCGCAGATGGTTGTTGAACTGGTCAATAGCGCCGACAATCGCCATGGACGGGTCGGCGTACGTATCCACGACATCACCCATCCGCACTGGCAGGCGGACCTGGATATTCTGATCCGTGGCGCGGGCCGGCGCTTGGCGTTCGTCACCCTGCCCAAAGTGCGCTCGGCGGCCGACGCCGCAACCCAAATCGCCGAATTGCGCCGTATCGAATCCGCAGTCGGAGCGCCCCGGCGGCTGCCGGTTCATGTGCTCATCGAAACGCACGGCGCACTGCGTGAAGTGTGGGCAATTGCCGCGCTGGACGGGGTGGAGTCGCTCGACTTTGGCCTCATGGATTTCGTCTCCGCCCACCATGGCGCGATTCCCGGCTCGGCCATGAAGAGCCCGGGACAGTTCGAGCACCCGCTGATCGTGCGCGCTAAAACCGAGATCGCCGCCGCGGCGCTGGGTTGCGGGGTGGTGCCTGCGCACAATGTCACCACCGAATTGCACGACATCGCCATCATCCGTGCCGATGCTGAGCGCGCGCGGCGTGAGTTCGGCTACCTGCGCATGTGGAGCATCCACCCCAATCAGATTCAGCCGATTCTGCAAGCCATGCGCCCGGACTTTTCAGAAGTCGATGACGCCACCGAAATTCTAACCGCGGCACAGGACGCCGACTGGGGACCGATTCAGCACCGCGGCCGCCTGCATGACCGCGCATCCTATCGCTATTACTGGGCGCTATTGCAGCGCGCACAGCTGACCGGCATGGTTTTGCCGGCCGAAATCCGTGCGCGTTTCTTTGCCGCGTAA
- the sdhC gene encoding succinate dehydrogenase, cytochrome b556 subunit, which translates to MSEVSVRKPRPKHLALNEIRLPLPGFVSILHRISGAGLFLLLPFLLYLFDLSLAQDSFASFSALVGNPLVKLILFGLLWAYLHHFCAGIRFLLLDLHVGVDLQPARQSARLVLIVSLALTVVIGVALW; encoded by the coding sequence ATGTCAGAAGTGAGTGTGCGCAAACCGAGGCCGAAGCATCTGGCCCTGAACGAAATCCGGCTGCCGTTGCCGGGTTTCGTGTCGATCCTTCACCGGATCAGTGGAGCGGGGCTATTCCTGCTCCTGCCTTTTTTGCTGTACCTGTTCGATCTGAGTCTTGCGCAGGACAGCTTTGCCTCGTTCAGCGCGTTGGTGGGTAATCCGCTCGTCAAGCTGATTCTGTTTGGTTTGCTGTGGGCTTACTTGCACCACTTCTGTGCCGGCATCCGCTTTCTTTTGCTCGATTTGCATGTGGGCGTGGACCTGCAACCGGCGCGTCAGTCCGCGCGTCTCGTTCTGATCGTGAGTCTTGCGCTCACTGTTGTCATCGGGGTGGCTCTATGGTGA
- a CDS encoding EAL domain-containing protein — MTLATFDALTAAVPGALSSAEITVGQIVHTGILECPPDLLLHEAARRMSAARVSSILVVENDIPIGIWTERDALAVDFDHPDSFDRPIRDVMSAPVRTVARDLSLQELAVRFRDEHMRHYLVVDPQGRRCGIVTQTDVVLNQGIEHYLKLRKLDTIIKGNLQPLPPSAPLGEAARQMRDAARDAVVVAYEDGSYGILTERDLTRLVAERAGNRPVGELASRPLITVGEDASLYRVRCMLSDRGIRHVGVLRHDGSLTDVVSFADILSGMELSYVQELQHALRQRDLALNASQRNLHLAEKIIETTLEGILITDDKARIISVNPAFTRLTGYRPEEVIGRNPSMLSSGRQTPEFYQEMWSRLQREGQWQGEIWNRRKTGEIYPELLTITAIKDRDGKLTNYAAVFSDISQLKENEARIRHLAYYDPLTGLPNRRLLEDRLQVAMAHAHRHRKRGAVLFIDLDRFKRINDSLGHEIGDRLLIEIARRLSACLREDDTVARMGGDEFIAVLSDLTDPDDAAHTAARIIEALRRPVEVDGHELTVTTSIGISVFPDDGRDPAVLVKNADIAMYRAKEEGRNAFQLYQPAMNARSLEHLALENALHRALDCEELVLHFQPLVQHDTGQTVAAEALLRWQHPELGLVPPAKFIPLAEETGLIVPIGEWVLRAACLQHARWREAGHDHLHMQVNISARQFRDENFTALVARVIAETGMPAAQLTLELTETMLMEDSERTVSMLNDLRALGVRLALDDFGTGYSSLAYLKRFPINELKIDRLFTRDIDRNPGDAAIVEAIIRLAHSLGQRVVAEGVESAAQRAILARYGCDLMQGFHFGHPTDATRFLLSCQP; from the coding sequence ATGACACTGGCAACTTTTGACGCTCTGACAGCCGCCGTACCCGGTGCGCTGAGCTCTGCGGAAATCACCGTTGGGCAAATCGTACACACCGGGATTTTGGAATGTCCGCCAGATCTGTTGCTACACGAAGCCGCCCGGCGTATGAGCGCGGCACGGGTCAGCTCCATTCTGGTGGTGGAAAACGACATCCCCATCGGCATCTGGACCGAGCGCGATGCCTTGGCGGTCGATTTCGATCATCCAGACAGCTTCGACCGCCCGATCCGCGATGTAATGAGCGCCCCGGTGCGCACGGTCGCCCGCGATCTCAGCCTGCAAGAGTTGGCGGTCCGCTTTCGTGACGAACACATGCGCCACTACTTGGTGGTCGACCCGCAGGGCCGCCGCTGTGGCATCGTCACCCAGACCGACGTGGTGCTCAACCAGGGTATCGAACATTATCTGAAGCTGCGCAAGCTCGACACCATCATCAAGGGTAATTTGCAGCCTTTACCGCCATCCGCACCGCTTGGCGAAGCCGCGCGGCAGATGCGCGACGCGGCGCGCGACGCGGTGGTGGTGGCATACGAAGACGGCAGCTACGGCATTCTCACCGAGCGCGACCTGACCCGCCTGGTTGCCGAGCGCGCCGGCAACCGCCCAGTCGGCGAACTGGCCAGCCGCCCATTGATCACGGTGGGCGAAGACGCCAGTCTTTACCGTGTGCGCTGCATGCTCAGCGATCGCGGCATCCGCCATGTGGGCGTGCTGCGCCATGACGGCAGTCTGACCGATGTGGTCAGCTTTGCCGACATTCTCTCCGGCATGGAACTGAGCTATGTGCAGGAGTTACAGCACGCTTTGCGGCAGCGCGACTTGGCGCTCAATGCCTCGCAGCGCAATCTGCATCTGGCCGAAAAAATCATTGAAACCACGCTGGAAGGCATTCTGATCACCGACGACAAAGCGCGCATCATCTCGGTCAACCCGGCCTTCACCCGGCTGACCGGCTATCGTCCGGAAGAGGTCATCGGGCGCAATCCTTCCATGCTGAGTTCGGGTCGCCAAACTCCGGAGTTTTACCAGGAAATGTGGTCCCGGCTCCAACGCGAGGGACAATGGCAAGGCGAAATCTGGAACCGCCGCAAAACCGGCGAAATCTATCCGGAACTCTTGACCATCACCGCCATCAAGGACCGCGACGGCAAGCTGACCAACTACGCCGCGGTGTTCAGCGACATCAGCCAGCTGAAGGAAAACGAGGCGCGCATCCGTCACCTTGCTTACTACGATCCACTGACCGGCCTGCCCAATCGCCGCCTGCTGGAAGACCGCCTACAGGTCGCCATGGCGCATGCTCACCGCCACCGCAAGCGCGGCGCGGTGCTGTTCATCGACCTGGACCGCTTCAAGCGCATCAACGACAGCTTGGGCCACGAAATCGGCGACCGGCTGCTGATCGAAATCGCTCGCCGCTTGAGCGCTTGTCTGCGTGAAGACGACACCGTGGCACGTATGGGTGGCGACGAATTCATCGCAGTACTGAGCGATCTGACCGACCCGGACGACGCCGCGCACACCGCAGCCCGTATCATCGAAGCGCTGCGCCGCCCGGTAGAGGTCGACGGACACGAGCTGACCGTCACCACCAGCATCGGCATCAGCGTATTTCCGGATGACGGCCGCGACCCGGCAGTCCTGGTCAAGAACGCCGACATTGCCATGTACCGCGCCAAGGAAGAAGGGCGCAACGCTTTCCAGCTCTACCAGCCGGCCATGAACGCGCGCTCGCTGGAGCACTTGGCGCTGGAAAACGCGCTCCACCGCGCCCTGGATTGCGAGGAACTGGTCCTACACTTTCAACCGCTGGTGCAGCATGACACCGGTCAAACCGTGGCGGCAGAAGCCTTGCTGCGCTGGCAGCACCCGGAACTTGGCCTGGTGCCGCCGGCCAAGTTCATCCCATTGGCCGAAGAAACCGGTTTGATCGTACCCATCGGCGAATGGGTACTGCGCGCCGCCTGCCTGCAGCATGCCCGCTGGCGCGAAGCCGGTCACGACCACTTGCACATGCAGGTCAATATCTCCGCACGCCAGTTCCGCGACGAAAACTTCACCGCCCTGGTCGCCCGGGTGATTGCCGAAACCGGCATGCCTGCCGCTCAGCTCACCTTGGAACTGACCGAAACCATGCTGATGGAAGACAGCGAGCGCACCGTGAGCATGCTCAACGATCTGCGCGCGCTGGGCGTGCGCCTGGCGCTGGATGACTTTGGCACCGGCTACTCCTCACTCGCCTACCTCAAGCGTTTCCCGATCAACGAACTCAAGATCGACCGGCTGTTTACCCGCGACATCGACCGCAACCCAGGCGATGCAGCCATCGTGGAAGCCATCATCAGACTCGCCCACAGCCTGGGCCAGCGCGTGGTTGCCGAAGGGGTGGAATCGGCTGCGCAAAGGGCCATTTTGGCACGCTACGGGTGCGATCTGATGCAAGGCTTTCACTTTGGCCACCCCACCGACGCCACCAGGTTTTTACTGTCCTGTCAGCCTTGA
- the sdhD gene encoding succinate dehydrogenase, hydrophobic membrane anchor protein, translated as MVKHRIVVGAHYGLKDWIAQRATAVYMAVYTLIFAACALTLPELSFEAWSGLFAGGLFKFLTFLFFLALCYHAWIGVRDIWMDYVKPVGVRLTLHVVTIFLLVGYAGWAAQILWRL; from the coding sequence ATGGTGAAGCATCGTATCGTCGTCGGAGCGCATTACGGCCTGAAAGACTGGATCGCACAGCGCGCCACGGCCGTGTATATGGCCGTCTATACCCTCATTTTCGCAGCCTGTGCGCTGACGCTGCCGGAACTGAGCTTTGAGGCGTGGTCGGGGCTGTTCGCTGGTGGTCTGTTCAAGTTTCTCACCTTCCTGTTCTTTTTGGCGCTGTGTTATCACGCCTGGATCGGGGTGCGCGACATCTGGATGGATTACGTCAAGCCGGTCGGCGTGCGCCTGACCCTGCATGTGGTAACGATTTTCCTGCTCGTCGGCTATGCCGGTTGGGCTGCCCAGATTCTGTGGAGGCTGTAA
- a CDS encoding GntR family transcriptional regulator, whose product MAQESPTFSPLYRQIKSLILQALEAGEWRPGQAIPSEQELAARFNVSQGTVRKAIDEMAAENLLVRKQGKGTFVASHNDPRALFRFLRLVPMNGDLTHPQSVPLDCWRAKAGQEASRMLGIEQGAPIIILRRLLKFGAKPVVIDEIYLPGEIFQGLSMEVLQGWNGSLYSLFETRFGLRMIRAQERIRAVGADRSTSDALKVPEGTPLLSVERVTYTYGDKPVEWRRGLYSTAEHYYLNELN is encoded by the coding sequence ATGGCTCAGGAATCGCCAACTTTCAGTCCGCTCTATCGTCAGATCAAGTCCCTGATTCTACAGGCACTTGAGGCGGGGGAGTGGCGTCCCGGGCAGGCCATTCCCAGCGAACAGGAGCTGGCCGCGCGCTTCAATGTGTCACAGGGCACCGTGCGTAAGGCCATCGACGAAATGGCAGCGGAAAACCTACTTGTGCGCAAGCAGGGCAAAGGCACGTTCGTCGCCTCGCACAACGATCCGCGTGCGCTTTTCCGGTTTTTGCGTCTGGTGCCGATGAATGGCGATTTGACGCATCCGCAAAGTGTGCCCTTGGACTGCTGGCGTGCCAAGGCCGGCCAGGAAGCCTCCCGCATGCTGGGTATCGAGCAGGGGGCGCCGATCATCATTTTGCGTCGTTTGCTCAAATTTGGCGCCAAGCCGGTGGTGATCGACGAAATTTATTTGCCGGGAGAAATTTTCCAGGGCTTGTCGATGGAGGTGCTGCAAGGCTGGAACGGCTCCCTATACAGCTTGTTCGAGACTCGCTTCGGGCTGCGCATGATCCGCGCACAGGAGCGCATACGTGCGGTGGGCGCGGACCGCTCTACCAGCGATGCGCTCAAAGTGCCCGAAGGCACACCTTTGCTTTCGGTGGAGCGGGTCACCTATACCTATGGGGACAAACCGGTCGAGTGGCGCCGCGGGCTGTACTCGACCGCGGAACACTACTATCTCAATGAACTGAATTGA
- the nqrM gene encoding (Na+)-NQR maturation NqrM, with translation MTIFILTFIIVAILVAGMAIGVLAGRNPIGGSCGGLGRVGLECEAGCDKPCPKRLARLAAQQEAETNTNR, from the coding sequence ATGACGATCTTCATCCTCACATTCATCATTGTGGCCATCCTGGTGGCCGGCATGGCCATCGGTGTACTCGCCGGCCGTAACCCGATCGGCGGCAGCTGCGGCGGCCTGGGGCGCGTTGGGCTGGAGTGCGAGGCCGGCTGTGACAAGCCCTGCCCCAAACGGCTGGCGCGTCTTGCCGCACAGCAAGAGGCCGAAACCAACACCAACCGTTAG
- a CDS encoding malate dehydrogenase has protein sequence MSKAPVRVAVTGAAGQIGYSLLFRIASGEMLGKDQPVILQLLDLPQAQKAVKGVMMELEDCAFPLLADMVATDDPNVAFKDAKIALLVGARPRGPGMERKDLLTENAKIFTVQGAAIGQHADPDCKVLVVGNPCNTNAYIAMKTAEKYGRVPAKNFTGMLRLDHNRALSQLAAKSGRAVSSLKNLVVWGNHSPTMYADYRFVTSNGDSVKDLINDPVWNKDVFLPTVGKRGAAIIEARGLSSAASAANAAIDHIRDWVLGSNGEWVTMGVPSDGSYGIPEGIVYGFPCTTENGEYKIVQGLEIDEFSRERMTNTLNELLEEREGVKDLLS, from the coding sequence ATGAGCAAAGCCCCCGTCCGCGTTGCCGTGACCGGTGCCGCCGGCCAGATTGGCTACAGCCTGTTGTTCCGTATCGCCTCCGGTGAAATGCTGGGCAAAGACCAGCCCGTGATTCTGCAGCTGCTCGATCTGCCGCAGGCTCAGAAGGCGGTCAAAGGCGTGATGATGGAATTGGAAGACTGCGCCTTCCCGCTGTTGGCCGATATGGTGGCCACCGATGATCCGAATGTCGCCTTCAAAGATGCCAAGATCGCCCTTCTGGTTGGCGCCCGTCCGCGCGGCCCGGGCATGGAACGTAAAGACCTGCTGACCGAAAACGCCAAGATTTTCACCGTTCAGGGCGCGGCAATCGGTCAGCATGCCGATCCGGACTGCAAGGTGCTGGTGGTTGGCAACCCGTGCAACACCAATGCTTATATCGCCATGAAGACTGCCGAAAAGTACGGCCGTGTTCCGGCCAAGAACTTCACCGGCATGCTGCGTCTGGACCACAACCGCGCGCTGTCGCAGCTGGCCGCCAAGTCCGGCCGTGCGGTTTCCAGCCTGAAGAACCTGGTGGTGTGGGGCAATCATTCGCCCACCATGTACGCCGACTACCGTTTTGTGACCTCCAACGGCGACAGCGTCAAGGATCTGATCAACGACCCGGTGTGGAACAAGGACGTTTTCCTGCCCACCGTCGGCAAGCGCGGCGCGGCGATCATCGAGGCCCGTGGCCTGTCGTCGGCAGCCTCCGCGGCCAATGCGGCCATCGACCATATTCGTGACTGGGTGCTGGGCTCCAACGGCGAATGGGTCACCATGGGCGTGCCCTCGGACGGTTCCTACGGCATCCCGGAAGGCATCGTGTACGGCTTCCCCTGCACCACCGAAAACGGTGAATACAAGATCGTCCAAGGGCTGGAAATCGACGAATTCTCGCGCGAGCGCATGACCAACACCTTGAACGAGTTGCTCGAAGAGCGTGAAGGCGTGAAGGATCTGCTGAGCTGA